From candidate division KSB1 bacterium, a single genomic window includes:
- a CDS encoding type II toxin-antitoxin system HicB family antitoxin, whose amino-acid sequence MKLNIVYKKEKEWFIGYIQQHPDYESQGKTIDELKDNLIEIYHDIQKGLVPDAEPFQLLEVAI is encoded by the coding sequence ATGAAATTAAATATTGTCTATAAAAAAGAAAAAGAATGGTTTATCGGGTATATCCAACAACACCCCGATTATGAAAGCCAGGGAAAAACAATCGATGAATTAAAAGACAATCTAATAGAGATTTATCATGATATTCAAAAAGGTTTGGTGCCGGATGCCGAACCTTTTCAGCTATTGGAAGTAGCGATTTGA